One genomic window of Sphingomonas ginsengisoli An et al. 2013 includes the following:
- the tpiA gene encoding triose-phosphate isomerase yields MTRRKLVAGNWKMHGTSADLGEVQAVAQAAQRLAGQVDVALCVPATLIHRAAEAAPGFAIGAQDIHMAEGGAHTGDIAATMLHDAGATLTIVGHSERRDAHREDDAAVRAKAEAGLRSGLKIILCVGESDAEREAGRALAVVTAQLRASLPGQGATAAAFAVAYEPIWAIGTGKVPGTADIAEMHAALRQTLVKALGADGEGVRILYGGSVKASNAAEIFAVADVNGALVGGASLKAADFVPIVEAAV; encoded by the coding sequence ATGACGCGTCGCAAGCTGGTCGCCGGCAATTGGAAGATGCACGGCACTTCGGCCGACCTTGGTGAGGTTCAGGCAGTGGCGCAGGCGGCGCAGCGGCTGGCGGGGCAGGTCGACGTCGCGCTGTGCGTGCCGGCGACCCTGATCCACCGCGCCGCCGAGGCAGCGCCCGGCTTCGCCATCGGCGCGCAGGACATCCATATGGCCGAGGGCGGCGCCCACACCGGCGACATCGCCGCAACGATGCTCCACGACGCCGGCGCGACGCTGACCATCGTCGGCCACAGCGAACGCCGTGACGCCCATCGCGAAGACGACGCTGCGGTCCGCGCCAAGGCCGAGGCGGGGCTGCGCTCGGGGCTCAAGATCATCCTCTGCGTCGGCGAGAGCGATGCCGAGCGCGAGGCGGGGCGGGCGCTCGCCGTCGTCACCGCCCAGCTCCGCGCCAGCTTGCCGGGCCAGGGCGCGACCGCCGCGGCCTTTGCGGTCGCCTACGAACCCATCTGGGCGATCGGCACCGGCAAGGTCCCGGGCACCGCCGACATCGCCGAAATGCACGCCGCGCTGCGCCAGACGCTGGTCAAGGCGCTCGGCGCGGATGGGGAAGGGGTGCGCATCCTCTACGGCGGCTCGGTCAAGGCGTCGAACGCGGCGGAGATCTTCGCCGTGGCCGACGTCAACGGGGCGCTGGTCGGCGGCGCCAGCCTAAAGGCCGCCGACTTCGTCCCGATCGTCGAGGCGGCGGTCTAG
- a CDS encoding peptidylprolyl isomerase, which produces MLSFFRRLSKSKAGAAIGILFLVIMLASFAVADVNNFKSFGTGGFNQGVLAKVGKEQITETELSQTLQRQLAQLRQQKPDATYADLAPQYDQIINGLIQAKTLKAYAVAHGLMPPKTAIDAEIVKIPQTRGLDGKYSEASYQQFLQQQRLTDAQLRDEIAVLLLQRMLLAPIAGNMRMPLGVAQPYASMLLEQREGLAALIPSAAFKGAPPTDAELQAFYARNRARYVIPEQRVLRLALITPETVAGVQPTDAEVAAYYQQNAATYAGGESRVLSRASIPDQNQANQVAARAKAGGNFAAAAQPAGFSAADVSLGPQSRAELAALAGEQVAAAVFAAPAGAVVGPIKSSTGFDVIKVERVDRKAGKTLADAKPEIVAKLAGDKRKNALTDAAGKIEDGIGESRTFDELAQANKLPVTTTPPLTATGQSIAQPAFKLPPEYAALVLKDAFGMSAGDDPMVETLPNDGGYVLVALGPITPATPAPLAQIRDRLVADFVAKRAEDAAKTAAVAVLAKVTRGVPLQQALKEQGIAGVPAPAPLKVRRIQLAQLQGQVPAPLQMLFSLTPGKSRMVAAPQGQGFFIVQLDKTIPGDSLTQPGLIGQTQRDLSQSGGEEIAVQFLNAAQKELGVSRNEAAIADARKRLLVGG; this is translated from the coding sequence ATGCTGTCCTTCTTTCGCCGCCTGTCCAAGTCCAAGGCGGGCGCCGCCATCGGCATCCTGTTCCTGGTCATCATGCTGGCGAGCTTCGCCGTCGCCGACGTCAACAACTTCAAGTCGTTTGGAACCGGCGGGTTCAACCAGGGCGTGCTCGCCAAGGTCGGCAAGGAGCAGATCACGGAGACCGAATTGTCGCAGACGCTGCAGCGCCAGCTCGCCCAGCTGCGCCAGCAGAAGCCCGACGCGACCTACGCCGACCTCGCCCCGCAATATGACCAGATCATCAACGGCCTCATTCAAGCCAAGACGCTCAAGGCGTATGCGGTGGCGCACGGGCTGATGCCGCCCAAGACCGCGATCGACGCCGAGATCGTCAAGATCCCGCAGACCCGCGGGCTCGACGGCAAGTATAGCGAGGCTTCGTATCAGCAATTCCTCCAGCAGCAGCGGCTGACCGATGCGCAGTTGCGCGACGAGATTGCGGTGCTGCTGCTCCAGCGGATGCTACTGGCGCCGATCGCGGGCAACATGCGGATGCCGCTGGGGGTCGCGCAGCCCTATGCCTCAATGCTGCTCGAGCAGCGCGAAGGCCTGGCAGCGCTGATCCCGAGTGCGGCGTTCAAGGGCGCCCCGCCGACTGACGCCGAGCTGCAGGCGTTCTACGCGCGAAACCGCGCGCGCTACGTCATCCCTGAGCAGCGCGTGCTGCGGCTGGCGCTGATCACGCCGGAAACGGTGGCGGGGGTCCAGCCGACCGACGCCGAGGTCGCCGCTTATTATCAGCAAAATGCCGCGACCTATGCCGGGGGCGAGAGCCGCGTGCTGAGCCGCGCCTCGATTCCGGACCAGAACCAGGCGAACCAGGTCGCCGCGCGGGCCAAGGCCGGGGGCAATTTCGCCGCCGCCGCGCAGCCCGCCGGCTTCTCCGCCGCCGACGTCAGCCTCGGGCCGCAGAGCCGCGCCGAGCTCGCAGCGCTCGCCGGTGAGCAGGTCGCCGCGGCAGTGTTCGCCGCCCCCGCCGGCGCGGTGGTCGGGCCGATCAAGTCGAGCACCGGCTTCGACGTCATCAAGGTCGAGCGGGTCGACCGCAAGGCCGGCAAGACGCTGGCCGACGCCAAGCCCGAGATCGTCGCCAAGCTGGCCGGCGACAAGCGCAAGAATGCGCTGACCGACGCGGCCGGTAAGATCGAGGACGGGATCGGCGAGAGCCGCACCTTCGACGAGCTGGCGCAGGCCAACAAGCTGCCGGTCACTACCACCCCGCCGCTGACCGCCACCGGCCAGTCGATCGCCCAACCGGCGTTCAAGCTGCCGCCCGAATATGCGGCGCTGGTGCTCAAGGATGCGTTCGGCATGTCTGCCGGCGACGACCCGATGGTCGAGACGCTGCCCAATGACGGGGGCTATGTCCTCGTCGCGCTGGGTCCGATCACGCCGGCCACCCCGGCGCCGCTGGCGCAGATCCGCGACCGGCTCGTGGCCGACTTCGTCGCCAAGCGCGCCGAGGACGCCGCCAAGACCGCCGCCGTCGCGGTGCTGGCCAAGGTCACCCGCGGCGTGCCGCTGCAGCAGGCGCTCAAGGAACAGGGGATCGCGGGCGTGCCGGCCCCGGCGCCGCTCAAGGTTCGCCGGATCCAGCTCGCGCAGCTGCAGGGCCAGGTGCCCGCGCCGCTGCAGATGCTGTTCAGCCTGACCCCGGGCAAGAGCCGGATGGTTGCCGCGCCGCAGGGCCAGGGCTTCTTCATCGTCCAGCTCGACAAGACCATCCCGGGCGATTCGCTGACGCAGCCGGGGCTGATCGGCCAGACCCAGCGCGATCTCAGCCAGTCCGGCGGCGAGGAGATTGCGGTGCAGTTCCTCAACGCCGCGCAGAAGGAGCTGGGCGTCAGCCGCAACGAGGCGGCGATCGCCGACGCGCGCAAGCGGCTGCTGGTCGGCGGCTGA
- the secG gene encoding preprotein translocase subunit SecG: protein MFTFLLILEALVALALCTVILMQRSEGGGLGVGGSSAGLMTARGAADFLTRATAVLGGLFVILCIALAAYSGTRTNTQSIDASVANQAAPISQQTPAGTALPGQPTGTTTAPATPAAPGSRAPAGTLPAPTPVSNGAVPLAQ from the coding sequence ATGTTCACCTTCCTCCTCATCCTCGAAGCGCTGGTCGCCCTTGCCCTTTGCACGGTGATCCTGATGCAGCGCTCGGAAGGCGGCGGGCTGGGTGTGGGCGGCAGCTCGGCGGGCCTGATGACCGCGCGCGGCGCGGCCGATTTCCTGACCCGCGCGACCGCGGTGCTCGGCGGGCTGTTCGTGATCCTGTGCATCGCGCTGGCGGCTTATTCGGGCACCCGCACCAACACCCAGTCGATCGACGCATCGGTCGCGAATCAGGCGGCCCCGATCAGCCAGCAGACTCCGGCCGGGACCGCGCTGCCGGGTCAGCCGACCGGCACCACAACGGCGCCGGCGACTCCCGCCGCCCCGGGCAGCCGCGCCCCCGCCGGCACGCTCCCGGCGCCGACCCCGGTCAGCAACGGCGCTGTTCCGCTCGCGCAGTAA